From Oryza sativa Japonica Group chromosome 4, ASM3414082v1, one genomic window encodes:
- the LOC4336275 gene encoding protein NLP2, which produces MDMPTPSNRAGCNGNTGGTMGPSDDPYGAAAMNLDCYSEIYSPSVADQLFSLLNDPAAHRMFAMWPSMGSSPCAAGTSEDMPLDAYSGLGEAVEEPSQIMSVNPTEAEKTGKSSGELGSDDGAHQGSSMVPRSVVGSSLADRMLMALSLFRESLGSGALAQVWMPVEQEGHVVLSTCEQPFLLDQVLAGYREVSRHFVFSAKEEPGLQPGLPGRVFISGVPEWTSSVLYYNRPEYLRMEHALHHEIRGSLAMPIYDPSKDSCCAVFELVTRKEKPDFSAEMDNVCNALQAVNLKATKGSSNQKFYTENQKFAFTEILDVLRAICHAHMLPLALTWVPTSNGIDGGYVVGKDGASFSQSGKTIIRIHESACYVNDGKMQGFLQACARRHLEKGQGIAGRALKSNLPFFSPDIREYSIEDYPLAHHARKFSLHAAVAIRLRSTYTGNDDYILEFFLPVSCKGSGEQQMLLNNLSSTMQRICKSLRTVYEAEVDNVNAGTAAVFRKNNESCLPTGHTESSSHGDQSITGASFEDTSLANKPGVMEPELAEQVQPSSIGHAEKKRSTAEKNISLDVLRKYFSGSLKDAAKSLGVCPTTLKRICRHHGISRWPSRKINKVNRSLKKIQTVINSVHGVDRSLQYDPATGSLVPVVSLPEKLTFPSCDGLPTPSVGKTVEENSDLKSEEGCSLPDGSQRQSCQLQISDVKKSNEDEFHIGSGNSDFYGANATAKSNSEVTQGPLCPTGAFSALHLKGTDCTNPSSSLRPSSESTRNQIVGRNSPSIQQEDLDMLDNHEAEDKDHMHPSTSGMTDSSSGSASSHPTFKQNTRSALKDAASPALTVKATYNGDTVRFKFLPSMGWYHLLEEIAKRFKLPTGAYQLKYKDDEDEWVILANDSDLQECVDVLDSIGSRIVKLQVRDLPCIVSSSGSSTCLQLAAHSS; this is translated from the exons ATGGATATGCCTACGCCATCCAACCGTGCTGGCTGCAATGGCAACACCGGCGGTACTATGGGCCCTTCAGATGATCCTTATGGTGCAGCAGCCATGAACCTTGATTGTTACTCGGAGATTTACAGCCCTTCGGTGGCCGACCAACTATTCTCGCTGCTAAATGATCCAGCTGCACACCGGATGTTTGCTATGTGGCCATCCATGGGATCATCGCCGTGTGCTGCTGGTACGAGTGAAGATATGCCGCTCGATGCATATTCTGGCCTAGGGGAGGCAGTGGAAGAACCTTCTCAAATAATGTCAGTGAATCCAACTGAAGCAGAGAAAACGGGCAAGAGTTCAGGCGAGCTTGGTTCGGACGATGGTGCCCATCAAGGGAGTAGCATGGTTCCAAGGTCTGTTGTGGGCAGTTCACTTGCTGACAGGATGCTCATGGCTTTGTCCTTGTTCAGGGAATCATTGGGCAGCGGTGCTCTTGCCCAAGTCTGGATGCCTGTTGAGCAGGAGGGTCATGTTGTGCTGAGTACATGTGAGCAACCTTTTCTACTCGACCAGGTTCTTGCAGGGTATCGAGAAGTATCCAGGCACTTTGTGTTTTCAGCGAAGGAGGAGCCTGGTCTACAGCCAGGGCTTCCAGGGAGGGTCTTCATCTCTGGGGTGCCAGAATGGACCTCAAGTGTCCTCTACTATAATAGGCCAGAGTATTTGAGGATGGAGCATGCTCTCCATCACGAGATACGTGGGTCACTTGCAATGCCAATTTATGACCCCAGCAAGGATTCTTGCTGTGCAGTGTTTGAGCTTGTTACAAGAAAGGAGAAGCCTGATTTCAGTGCAGAGATGGACAACGTTTGCAATGCCTTGCAG GCAGTGAACTTGAAGGCTACAAAAGGTTCTAGCAATCAGAAG TTTTATACAGAGAACCAGAAATTTGCCTTCACTGAGATTTTAGATGTTCTCAGAGCTATTTGCCATGCACATATGCTTCCACTGGCCCTTACATGGGTTCCTACATCAAATGGTATTGATGGTGGTTATGTTGTTGGAAAGGATGGTGCCAGTTTTTCACAATCAGGGAAAACAATAATACGCATCCATGAATCTGCATGTTATGTTAACGATGGAAAGATGCAAGGTTTTCTTCAAGCATGTGCCAGACGTCATCTTGAGAAAGGGCAAGGCATTGCAGGACGAGCACTCAAATCTAATTTGCCATTTTTCTCGCCTGATATAAGAGAGTACAGTATTGAGGATTACCCTCTTGCACACCATGCACGTAAGTTTAGTCTGCATGCTGCTGTTGCCATTCGTCTAAGGAGCACATACACTGGCAATGATGACTACATACTAGAATTCTTTCTCCCGGTCAGCTGCAAAGGCAGTGGAGAACAACAGATGTTGCTGAATAACCTCTCCAGTACAATGCAAAGAATATGCAAAAGTCTGCGAACAGTTTATGAAGCAGAAGTTGATAATGTTAATGCTGGTACTGCAGCTGTGTTCAGGAAAAACAATGAGAGTTGCTTGCCAACTGGACACACAGAAAGTTCTTCACATGGTGATCAATCAATCACAGGAGCTTCATTCGAGGATACATCTTTAGCTAACAAGCCAGGAGTCATGGAACCTGAGTTGGCTGAGCAG GTACAGCCTAGTTCCATAGGACATGCAGAGAAAAAGCGCAGTACAGCTGAGAAGAATATTAGCTTGGATGTTCTTCGTAAGTACTTCTCTGGGAGCCTAAAGgatgctgcaaagagccttggTG TTTGTCCAACAACTTTGAAACGGATATGCCGGCATCATGGAATTTCACGATGGCCATCTCGCAAGATAAACAAGGTTAATCGTTCATTAAAGAAGATTCAAACTGTCATAAACTCTGTTCATGGTGTGGACAGATCCTTGCAATATGATCCTGCTACTGGATCTCTTGTTCCAGTAGTTTCTCTGCCAGAAAAGTTGACATTCCCTTCTTGCGATGGTTTGCCAACTCCATCAGTCGGAAAAACTGTGGAAGAGAATTCTGACCTAAAATCTGAAGAAGGGTGTTCTTTGCCTGATGGATCGCAAAGACAAAGTTGCCAGTTGCAGATCTCTGATGTGAAGAAAAGTAACGAGGATGAATTTCACATTGGCAGTGGTAACAGTGATTTTTATGGTGCAAATGCCACAGCAAAATCTAATTCTGAGGTCACACAAGGTCCATTATGTCCCACTGGTGCTTTTAGTGCTTTGCATCTCAAGGGAACAGATTGCACCAATCCTTCTAGCTCTCTCCGCCCAAGTTCCGAAAGCACCAGAAATCAAATAGTTGGAAGAAACTCACCATCTATACAACAAGAAGATCTTGATATGCTTGACAATCATGAAGCCGAGGACAAggaccacatgcacccttctacCTCTGGTATGACTGACTCTTCTAGCGGCAGCGCATCAAGCCACCCTACCTTCAAACAGAACACAAGAAGTGCTCTTAAAGATGCAGCCAGTCCTGCACTGACAGTTAAGGCAACCTACAACGGAGACACTGTGCGGTTCAAGTTCTTGCCATCTATGGGTTGGTATCACCTATTGGAAGAAATAGCAAAGAGATTTAAGCTGCCAACCGGAGCATACCAGCTCAAGTACAAGGACGACGAGGATGAATGGGTCATCTTGGCAAACGATTCAGATCTCCAGGAGTGCGTCGATGTTCTCGACTCCATAGGGTCGCGAATCGTGAAACTCCAGGTACGAGATCTCCCTTGCATCGTCAGCAGCTCGGGAAGCAGCACCTGCTTGCAGTTGGCGGCACATAGCTCATAA
- the LOC4336275 gene encoding protein NLP2 isoform X1, with protein sequence MDMPTPSNRAGCNGNTGGTMGPSDDPYGAAAMNLDCYSEIYSPSVADQLFSLLNDPAAHRMFAMWPSMGSSPCAAGTSEDMPLDAYSGLGEAVEEPSQIMSVNPTEAEKTGKSSGELGSDDGAHQGSSMVPRSVVGSSLADRMLMALSLFRESLGSGALAQVWMPVEQEGHVVLSTCEQPFLLDQVLAGYREVSRHFVFSAKEEPGLQPGLPGRVFISGVPEWTSSVLYYNRPEYLRMEHALHHEIRGSLAMPIYDPSKDSCCAVFELVTRKEKPDFSAEMDNVCNALQAMNLKATKGSSNQKFYTENQKFAFTEILDVLRAICHAHMLPLALTWVPTSNGIDGGYVVGKDGASFSQSGKTIIRIHESACYVNDGKMQGFLQACARRHLEKGQGIAGRALKSNLPFFSPDIREYSIEDYPLAHHARKFSLHAAVAIRLRSTYTGNDDYILEFFLPVSCKGSGEQQMLLNNLSSTMQRICKSLRTVYEAEVDNVNAGTAAVFRKNNESCLPTGHTESSSHGDQSITGASFEDTSLANKPGVMEPELAEQVQPSSIGHAEKKRSTAEKNISLDVLRKYFSGSLKDAAKSLGVCPTTLKRICRHHGISRWPSRKINKVNRSLKKIQTVINSVHGVDRSLQYDPATGSLVPVVSLPEKLTFPSCDGLPTPSVGKTVEENSDLKSEEGCSLPDGSQRQSCQLQISDVKKSNEDEFHIGSGNSDFYGANATAKSNSEVTQGPLCPTGAFSALHLKGTDCTNPSSSLRPSSESTRNQIVGRNSPSIQQEDLDMLDNHEAEDKDHMHPSTSGMTDSSSGSASSHPTFKQNTRSALKDAASPALTVKATYNGDTVRFKFLPSMGWYHLLEEIAKRFKLPTGAYQLKYKDDEDEWVILANDSDLQECVDVLDSIGSRIVKLQVRDLPCIVSSSGSSTCLQLAAHSS encoded by the exons ATGGATATGCCTACGCCATCCAACCGTGCTGGCTGCAATGGCAACACCGGCGGTACTATGGGCCCTTCAGATGATCCTTATGGTGCAGCAGCCATGAACCTTGATTGTTACTCGGAGATTTACAGCCCTTCGGTGGCCGACCAACTATTCTCGCTGCTAAATGATCCAGCTGCACACCGGATGTTTGCTATGTGGCCATCCATGGGATCATCGCCGTGTGCTGCTGGTACGAGTGAAGATATGCCGCTCGATGCATATTCTGGCCTAGGGGAGGCAGTGGAAGAACCTTCTCAAATAATGTCAGTGAATCCAACTGAAGCAGAGAAAACGGGCAAGAGTTCAGGCGAGCTTGGTTCGGACGATGGTGCCCATCAAGGGAGTAGCATGGTTCCAAGGTCTGTTGTGGGCAGTTCACTTGCTGACAGGATGCTCATGGCTTTGTCCTTGTTCAGGGAATCATTGGGCAGCGGTGCTCTTGCCCAAGTCTGGATGCCTGTTGAGCAGGAGGGTCATGTTGTGCTGAGTACATGTGAGCAACCTTTTCTACTCGACCAGGTTCTTGCAGGGTATCGAGAAGTATCCAGGCACTTTGTGTTTTCAGCGAAGGAGGAGCCTGGTCTACAGCCAGGGCTTCCAGGGAGGGTCTTCATCTCTGGGGTGCCAGAATGGACCTCAAGTGTCCTCTACTATAATAGGCCAGAGTATTTGAGGATGGAGCATGCTCTCCATCACGAGATACGTGGGTCACTTGCAATGCCAATTTATGACCCCAGCAAGGATTCTTGCTGTGCAGTGTTTGAGCTTGTTACAAGAAAGGAGAAGCCTGATTTCAGTGCAGAGATGGACAACGTTTGCAATGCCTTGCAGGCAA TGAACTTGAAGGCTACAAAAGGTTCTAGCAATCAGAAG TTTTATACAGAGAACCAGAAATTTGCCTTCACTGAGATTTTAGATGTTCTCAGAGCTATTTGCCATGCACATATGCTTCCACTGGCCCTTACATGGGTTCCTACATCAAATGGTATTGATGGTGGTTATGTTGTTGGAAAGGATGGTGCCAGTTTTTCACAATCAGGGAAAACAATAATACGCATCCATGAATCTGCATGTTATGTTAACGATGGAAAGATGCAAGGTTTTCTTCAAGCATGTGCCAGACGTCATCTTGAGAAAGGGCAAGGCATTGCAGGACGAGCACTCAAATCTAATTTGCCATTTTTCTCGCCTGATATAAGAGAGTACAGTATTGAGGATTACCCTCTTGCACACCATGCACGTAAGTTTAGTCTGCATGCTGCTGTTGCCATTCGTCTAAGGAGCACATACACTGGCAATGATGACTACATACTAGAATTCTTTCTCCCGGTCAGCTGCAAAGGCAGTGGAGAACAACAGATGTTGCTGAATAACCTCTCCAGTACAATGCAAAGAATATGCAAAAGTCTGCGAACAGTTTATGAAGCAGAAGTTGATAATGTTAATGCTGGTACTGCAGCTGTGTTCAGGAAAAACAATGAGAGTTGCTTGCCAACTGGACACACAGAAAGTTCTTCACATGGTGATCAATCAATCACAGGAGCTTCATTCGAGGATACATCTTTAGCTAACAAGCCAGGAGTCATGGAACCTGAGTTGGCTGAGCAG GTACAGCCTAGTTCCATAGGACATGCAGAGAAAAAGCGCAGTACAGCTGAGAAGAATATTAGCTTGGATGTTCTTCGTAAGTACTTCTCTGGGAGCCTAAAGgatgctgcaaagagccttggTG TTTGTCCAACAACTTTGAAACGGATATGCCGGCATCATGGAATTTCACGATGGCCATCTCGCAAGATAAACAAGGTTAATCGTTCATTAAAGAAGATTCAAACTGTCATAAACTCTGTTCATGGTGTGGACAGATCCTTGCAATATGATCCTGCTACTGGATCTCTTGTTCCAGTAGTTTCTCTGCCAGAAAAGTTGACATTCCCTTCTTGCGATGGTTTGCCAACTCCATCAGTCGGAAAAACTGTGGAAGAGAATTCTGACCTAAAATCTGAAGAAGGGTGTTCTTTGCCTGATGGATCGCAAAGACAAAGTTGCCAGTTGCAGATCTCTGATGTGAAGAAAAGTAACGAGGATGAATTTCACATTGGCAGTGGTAACAGTGATTTTTATGGTGCAAATGCCACAGCAAAATCTAATTCTGAGGTCACACAAGGTCCATTATGTCCCACTGGTGCTTTTAGTGCTTTGCATCTCAAGGGAACAGATTGCACCAATCCTTCTAGCTCTCTCCGCCCAAGTTCCGAAAGCACCAGAAATCAAATAGTTGGAAGAAACTCACCATCTATACAACAAGAAGATCTTGATATGCTTGACAATCATGAAGCCGAGGACAAggaccacatgcacccttctacCTCTGGTATGACTGACTCTTCTAGCGGCAGCGCATCAAGCCACCCTACCTTCAAACAGAACACAAGAAGTGCTCTTAAAGATGCAGCCAGTCCTGCACTGACAGTTAAGGCAACCTACAACGGAGACACTGTGCGGTTCAAGTTCTTGCCATCTATGGGTTGGTATCACCTATTGGAAGAAATAGCAAAGAGATTTAAGCTGCCAACCGGAGCATACCAGCTCAAGTACAAGGACGACGAGGATGAATGGGTCATCTTGGCAAACGATTCAGATCTCCAGGAGTGCGTCGATGTTCTCGACTCCATAGGGTCGCGAATCGTGAAACTCCAGGTACGAGATCTCCCTTGCATCGTCAGCAGCTCGGGAAGCAGCACCTGCTTGCAGTTGGCGGCACATAGCTCATAA
- the LOC4336276 gene encoding uncharacterized protein yields MFLHSLLMQNMAKNTTTQQQQQTRSSKEAGGGGAARSRGVSSKKSPWYQRAVEVLLLIWKQPTGAGTGTTTKAAAASGMGARLRKSSSLNVAASFTRVCLCAPISSYNEQALYFQAGDVAPRRSYSYPRASSASASGCSGGGNSNPLVAPPPAAEQRALMRTPGPGGESARRPVFRGKSLTDDILMRRFVVDEEATRRRNEMEVIRRRHAAAAKRRRLGPSPLRRMALAESESEADDEEETTTTEAAEPTSRRKPQAVPIAA; encoded by the exons ATGTTTCTCCACTCCCTCTTGATGCAAAACATGGCCAAGAACACAAcaacgcagcagcagcagcagacgag GTCGTCGaaagaggcgggcggcggcggcgcggcgaggtcgAGAGGGGTGTCGTCGAAGAAGTCGCCGTGGTACCAGCGGGCGGTTGAGGTGTTGCTGCTGATATGGAAGCAGCCGacgggggcggggacggggacgacgacgaaggccgcggcggcgtcggggatgGGGGCTCGGCtgcggaagtcgtcgtcgctgaACGTGGCGGCGTCGTTCACGCGGGTCTGCCTGTGCGCGCCTATCTCGTCGTACAATGAGCAGGCGCTCTACTTCCAGGCGGGCGACGTGGCGCCGCGCCGGAGCTACAGCTACCCGcgggcgtcgtcggcgtcggcgtccggGTGCAGCGGAGGCGGAAACAGCAACCcgctggtggcgccgccgcccgcggccgaGCAGAGGGCGCTGATGAGGACGCCTGGCCCCGGCGGGGAGAGCGCGAGGCGGCCGGTGTTCCGCGGCAAGTCGCTGACGGACGACATCCTGATGCGGCGGTtcgtcgtcgacgaggaggCCACGCGGCGGCGCAACGAGATGGAGGTgatccggcgccgccacgcggccgccgccaagCGGCGGCGCCTCGGCCCCAGCCCGCTCCGCCGGATGGCCCTGGCGGAATCGGAGTCggaggccgacgacgaggaggagacgacgacgacggaagCAGCCGAGCCGACGTCACGGAGGAAACCCCAAGCCGTACCCATCGCAGCGTAA